A genomic region of Desulfosarcina ovata subsp. ovata contains the following coding sequences:
- a CDS encoding cyclic nucleotide-binding domain-containing protein → MIESKYLKENIENIQRLMSISALKHFETRNLGKLLRLSKIRQYEDGETIIQEGDMDPWLYFLLSGKIRITKEGEDIGVIGKKGEIFGEMRVIDDQSRSATVVAVGKTICLAVDTSAGSRLTSSDHKDERLDFLLLLYRIFAEYMTNRLRLTNEELIRAKKEIRRLGGDASGSEANLDADIDNLMKMV, encoded by the coding sequence ATGATCGAGTCCAAATATCTGAAGGAAAATATTGAGAATATCCAGCGCCTGATGTCCATCTCGGCCCTGAAGCACTTTGAGACGCGCAATCTGGGCAAGTTGCTGCGGCTGAGCAAAATCCGCCAGTACGAGGATGGGGAGACGATCATCCAGGAGGGCGACATGGATCCCTGGCTCTACTTTTTGCTTTCCGGAAAGATCCGCATCACCAAGGAAGGCGAAGATATCGGCGTGATTGGCAAAAAGGGGGAAATTTTCGGTGAGATGCGCGTCATCGACGATCAGAGCCGCAGCGCCACGGTGGTCGCCGTGGGAAAAACCATCTGTCTGGCCGTGGACACGTCGGCGGGTAGCCGGCTGACGTCATCGGATCACAAAGACGAGCGCCTGGACTTCCTTTTGCTGCTCTATCGAATTTTTGCCGAATACATGACCAACCGGCTGCGCCTGACCAATGAGGAACTGATCCGGGCCAAAAAAGAGATCCGTCGTTTGGGCGGGGATGCGTCCGGATCGGAAGCCAACCTTGACGCGGATATCGATAACCTCATGAAAATGGTCTGA
- a CDS encoding AzlD domain-containing protein — translation MADYLLLLVGMGLVTYLPRWLPLHYLSRQSLPEWFVQWLELIPAAILSALLLPALIIGGDTGRLDLLRPELWVALPTFAFAWWTRSLGGTVVVGMLLFWLAEKVDPQWLAWVG, via the coding sequence ATGGCTGACTATCTGCTGCTGCTTGTTGGCATGGGCCTGGTGACCTATCTGCCCCGCTGGCTCCCGCTGCACTATCTTTCCCGGCAATCTCTGCCGGAATGGTTCGTTCAGTGGCTGGAACTGATACCGGCAGCCATTCTCAGCGCGTTGCTGCTGCCGGCTCTGATCATCGGCGGGGATACGGGGAGGCTTGATCTTCTGCGGCCGGAGTTGTGGGTGGCCCTGCCGACGTTTGCCTTTGCCTGGTGGACGCGGTCATTGGGCGGGACGGTCGTCGTGGGGATGCTGCTGTTTTGGCTGGCCGAAAAGGTGGATCCGCAGTGGCTGGCCTGGGTGGGATGA
- a CDS encoding radical SAM protein, which yields MRRTVSFSRDSANVFFHLLTRCNLRCRHCYINPDQHGTETLGIDTIDCWLEIFARRHPAANLILLGGEPTLHPDLATAVKRAVRLGYGSVTIDTNGYLFHDILDRVTPHEVDFFSFSLDGPTPAVNDPLRGDGCFVACTAGIPEAKARGFSVSLIYTVSQANVDHLHRMPALLEKWGVDRFFIQVIGVRGQWTEDAARRETLAQVDRKTWLQVVPRVAEDAARRGIPTTFPKVFLDAGETFECAGQVADNYFIFPNGRVYRCPLCEDYPLHSFEIREDRLVATPRINETDLFPLTIPEGCVMNRIVQPRNLAASGNGVPAYKIACCMLKEEITP from the coding sequence ATGCGACGAACGGTTTCCTTTTCGCGGGATTCGGCCAATGTCTTTTTTCACCTCCTCACCCGCTGTAATCTGCGCTGCCGCCACTGTTACATCAATCCCGATCAGCACGGCACCGAAACCCTGGGCATCGATACCATCGATTGCTGGCTGGAGATCTTTGCCCGGCGACATCCGGCCGCCAACCTGATCCTGCTGGGCGGCGAACCCACCCTGCATCCCGATCTGGCCACGGCGGTCAAACGGGCGGTACGCCTAGGATACGGCTCGGTGACCATCGACACCAACGGCTACCTGTTTCATGATATCCTGGATCGGGTGACGCCGCATGAGGTGGACTTTTTCAGTTTCAGTTTGGACGGCCCCACGCCGGCGGTCAACGACCCGTTGCGCGGTGACGGCTGCTTCGTCGCCTGCACGGCCGGTATTCCGGAAGCCAAGGCACGCGGGTTTTCGGTCAGCCTGATTTATACGGTCAGCCAGGCCAACGTCGACCATCTTCACCGGATGCCGGCGCTGCTGGAAAAATGGGGCGTGGATCGTTTTTTCATCCAGGTGATCGGCGTTCGCGGCCAGTGGACCGAAGATGCCGCCCGTCGGGAAACCCTGGCCCAGGTGGACCGGAAGACCTGGCTGCAGGTGGTGCCTCGGGTGGCCGAGGATGCCGCCCGCCGGGGAATCCCGACCACTTTTCCCAAGGTATTTCTCGATGCCGGCGAGACGTTCGAGTGCGCGGGGCAGGTGGCCGACAACTATTTTATTTTCCCCAATGGCCGGGTTTATCGCTGCCCGCTGTGCGAGGATTATCCCCTGCACAGCTTCGAGATTCGCGAGGACCGGCTGGTGGCCACCCCGCGGATCAACGAGACCGATCTTTTCCCCCTGACCATCCCCGAAGGGTGCGTGATGAACCGCATCGTCCAGCCCCGTAACCTGGCTGCGTCCGGAAATGGCGTGCCGGCCTATAAAATTGCCTGCTGCATGCTCAAGGAAGAGATCACCCCCTGA
- a CDS encoding AzlC family ABC transporter permease, whose product MTSISSASRSTVIKDGLNAGWPICLGYLPIGMAFGVLAQKAGLSAIQIGLMSILVFAGSAQFIAVAMLAAGASAPAIITTTFVVNLRHVLMSSALAVYLRAAHRGVLALFAYGVTDESFAVNLPRFHAHTWNLPRAMVVNHAANLVWFFSTVTGGIGGRFIPEGALGIDYALIAMFICLLVFQLRKRIHLLTALIAGLSAVGLALVIPGNSYIVIASIIAATTGVIIQRSRPGSNPKNG is encoded by the coding sequence ATGACGTCCATTTCATCCGCCTCGCGGTCAACGGTAATTAAAGACGGCCTGAACGCCGGCTGGCCCATCTGTCTGGGGTACCTGCCCATCGGCATGGCCTTCGGGGTCCTGGCCCAGAAGGCGGGGCTCAGCGCCATCCAGATCGGTCTGATGTCCATTCTCGTCTTTGCCGGCAGCGCACAGTTCATCGCCGTTGCCATGCTGGCCGCCGGGGCTTCGGCGCCGGCGATCATTACCACGACCTTTGTGGTCAATTTGCGGCATGTGTTGATGAGCTCCGCCTTGGCCGTCTATTTGCGGGCCGCCCACCGGGGCGTGCTTGCGCTTTTTGCCTATGGGGTGACGGACGAGAGTTTTGCCGTCAACTTGCCGCGGTTCCATGCCCATACCTGGAACCTGCCCCGGGCCATGGTCGTCAACCATGCGGCCAACCTGGTCTGGTTTTTCAGCACCGTGACCGGCGGTATCGGCGGCCGCTTCATTCCGGAAGGGGCGCTGGGCATCGATTACGCCCTGATCGCCATGTTCATCTGCCTTCTGGTCTTCCAGCTCAGAAAGCGGATTCACCTGTTGACGGCCTTGATTGCCGGCTTGAGTGCCGTGGGGCTGGCCCTGGTGATTCCGGGAAACAGCTATATCGTCATCGCTTCCATCATCGCCGCCACCACCGGGGTTATCATCCAGCGCAGCAGACCGGGGAGCAATCCGAAAAATGGCTGA